In Scophthalmus maximus strain ysfricsl-2021 chromosome 16, ASM2237912v1, whole genome shotgun sequence, the following proteins share a genomic window:
- the kcnj16 gene encoding inward rectifier potassium channel 16, which yields MQKQYVCVSPSDDVIVKTENGPRPKKHRYVRKEGNCNVVFRHVPEEWLLFVTDIFTTLVEIRWRVMFLIFALSYILSWLFFGILYWVIALAHGDIKDETIDPCMYEVRSFTAAFLFSLETQTTIGYGVRGMSENCMVAIVVVTVQDVISCFIDTFVIGIVVAKMASARKRAQTVGFSNCAVINLHDGFLCLSWRVGDFRRNHLVEGTACAQIVRSTVHATGKVDVTYEHLVIRQKDITLVTPTTVFHRIEPGSPLFKMSLVDLRKADFELVVSFTYTDDSTGMLHQTRTSFTPPEILWGQLFQEMIRVSRRNYRVDYTLFNHTAKVPVPEVSAEEYEHKKQLRPSPRHSPRHSPRPSPRPSPRSSPRSSPRPSPRPSPRPSPRPSPRSSPKSQRQNHQDNHLKPPTVTVELVSDSCPEPTRSSCLAESQHQDTLTLPNDLAGADV from the coding sequence ATGCAGAAACAATATGTATGCGTGAGCCCCTCCGATGACGTCATTGTCAAGACTGAGAATGGGCCGCGACCGAAGAAACATCGCTACGTACGCAAAGAGGGCAACTGCAACGTCGTGTTCCGCCACGTCCCAGAGGAGTGGCTGCTGTTCGTGACCGACATCTTCACCACCCTGGTGGAGATCAGATGGAGGGTGATGTTCCTGATCTTCGCCCTCTCCTACATCCTGTCCTGGCTCTTCTTTGGCATCCTCTACTGGGTCATCGCTCTCGCTCACGGCGACATCAAAGACGAGACCATCGACCCGTGCATGTACGAAGTGCGCAGCTTCACGGCCGCGTTCCTCTTCTCGCTGGAAACTCAGACCACCATCGGCTACGGCGTCAGGGGAATGTCGGAGAACTGCATGGTCGCCATCGTCGTCGTCACCGTGCAAGACGTCATCAGCTGCTTCATCGACACCTTCGTCATCGGAATCGTCGTCGCAAAAATGGCCTCGGCCAGAAAGCGGGCGCAGACGGTGGGCTTCAGCAACTGCGCCGTCATCAACCTTCACGACGGCTTCCTGTGCCTTTCCTGGAGAGTCGGGGACTTCCGCAGGAACCACCTGGTGGAGGGGACGGCCTGCGCTCAGATAGTCCGCTCCACGGTGCACGCCACGGGGAAGGTGGACGTGACATACGAGCACCTGGTCATCCGGCAGAAGGACATCACCCTGGTCACGCCCACCACCGTCTTCCACAGGATCGAACCCGGCAGCCCGCTGTTCAAGATGAGCCTGGTGGACCTGCGCAAAGCAGACTTTGAGCTGGTGGTTTCCTTCACCTACACGGACGACTCCACGGGAATGCTGCATCAGACCCGCACCTCGTTCACGCCACCCGAGATCCTCTGGGGTCAGCTCTTCCAGGAGATGATCAGGGTCAGCCGGAGGAACTACAGGGTGGATTACACCTTGTTCAACCACACCGCCAAGGTGCCGGTGCCCGAGGTCAGCGCCGAGGAGTACGAACATAAGAAGCAGCTGCGACCCTCTCCTCGGCATTCCCCGCGTCATTCGCCCCGGCCTTCTCCAAGACCTTCTCCAAGGTCCTCTCCAAGGTCCTCTCCAAGGCCTTCTCCAAGACCTTCTCCAAGACCTTCTCCAAGACCTTCTCCAAGGTCCTCTCCAAAGTCCCAACGGCAGAATCATCAAGATAATCATCTGAAACCTCCAACAGTAACAGTGGAGCTTGTGAGCGACAGCTGCCCGGAACCAACTCGTTCATCGTGTCTCGCAGAGAGTCAACATCAAGACACTCTGACTTTGCCGAATGACCTCGCCGGTGCAGACGTGTAG
- the kcnj2a gene encoding inward rectifier potassium channel 2a has protein sequence MGSVRASRYSIVSSEEAGMKLATMAVPNGYGKSKVHTRHQPQSRFVKKDGHCNVQFINVSEKGQRYLADIFTTCVDIRWRWMFIIFCLAFLLSWLFFGCIFWLVAIFHGDLENDGKKCVSNVSSFTAAFLFSIETQTTIGYGYRYVTDECPVAVFMVVFQSIVGCIIDAFIIGAVMAKMAKPKKRNETLIFSHNATVAMRDNKLCLMWRVGNLRKSHLVEAHVRAQLLKSRMTAEGEYIPLDQMDINVGFDSGVDRIFLVSPITIVHEINEESPFYDKSKQDLENSEFEIVVILEGMVEATAMTTQCRSSYVAGEILWGHRFEPVLFEEKSYYKVDYSRFHKTYEVQSTPLCSARDLAEKKYILSNSNSFCYENEMALENKEDTDEGNGGSVGPDGPQTDNISETHSQATVPRPLRRESEI, from the coding sequence ATGGGAAGCGTGCGAGCCAGCCGCTACAGCATTGTGTCATCAGAGGAGGCCGGCATGAAGCTTGCCACCATGGCAGTGCCCAACGGCTACGGCAAGAGCAAGGTGCACACGAGGCACCAGCCGCAGAGCAGGTTTGTCAAGAAGGACGGCCACTGCAACGTGCAGTTCATCAACGTGAGCGAGAAGGGTCAGCGGTACCTGGCCGACATCTTCACGACGTGCGTGGACATCCGCTGGCGGTGGATGTTCATCATCTTCTGCCTCGCCTTCCTCCTGTCGTGGCTGTTCTTCGGCTGCATCTTCTGGCTGGTGGCCATCTTCCACGGGGACCTGGAGAACGACGGCAAGAAGTGCGTCTCCAACGTGAGCAGCTTCACCGCCGCCTTCCTGTTCTCCATCGAGACTCAGACGACGATCGGTTACGGCTACAGATACGTGACGGACGAGTGCCCCGTCGCCGTGTTCATGGTGGTTTTCCAAAGCATCGTGGGCTGCATTATCGACGCTTTCATCATTGGCGCCGTCATGGCAAAAATGGCAAAGCCCAAGAAGAGGAACGAAACGCTGATTTTCAGCCATAACGCCACGGTGGCCATGAGGGACAACAAGCTCTGTCTGATGTGGCGTGTCGGTAATTTGAGGAAAAGCCACTTGGTCGAGGCGCACGTGCGGGCGCAACTTCTGAAATCCCGCATGACGGCAGAGGGGGAGTACATCCCTCTTGACCAGATGGACATAAATGTGGGCTTCGACAGCGGAGTCGACCGCATCTTCCTGGTCTCGCCAATCACCATCGTCCACGAGATCAACGAGGAAAGCCCCTTCTACGACAAGAGCAAACAGGACCTGGAGAACTCGGAGTTTGAAATCGTGGTCATCCTGGAGGGCATGGTGGAGGCGACGGCCATGACCACGCAGTGCCGCAGCTCCTACGTCGCCGGCGAGATCCTCTGGGGCCACCGGTTCGAGCCCGTGCTCTTCGAGGAGAAGAGCTACTACAAGGTGGACTACTCCCGCTTCCATAAGACGTACGAGGTGCAGAGCACCCCGCTGTGCAGCGCCAGAGACCTGGCGGAGAAAAAGTACATACTCTCCAACTCCAACTCTTTCTGCTACGAAAACGAGATGGCGCTGGAGAACAAGGAGGACACGGACGAGGGGAACGGGGGCAGCGTGGGGCCCGACGGCCCCCAGACGGACAACATCTCAGAGACGCACAGCCAAGCCACGGTGCCGCGGCCTCTGAGACGGGAGTCAGAAATATGA